Proteins from a genomic interval of Schistosoma mansoni strain Puerto Rico chromosome 2, complete genome:
- a CDS encoding putative gtp-binding protein-animal yields MVKKCLKNKSKRVTCHKRYKIIKKVKEHHRKLRKEAKKNLNRHRKDPGVPNILPFKESFLKDVAEAKMKLEEARLKNIEYSQTYKSQKHEDVAHSIVQHDVKDVINQSDVILEVLDARDPMGTRCPEIEEIVLGENKRLVLLINKIDLVPRSNLEAWVNYLRKTHTVITFKANTQRQSNHLSYGKPYLLKDGKMPTKGFGTSELLSLLANYSRDPSSSLSNTNARLSLTVGVVGLPNTGKSALINTLKRQKVCISGNVPGLTRQSQRVRIDKNLFLLDTPGTLVSKSSDASDLVLKNCVKPEMLSDPVPAVEAILRRCSQAQLVSKYKIEEYNNVSEFLVKLAHRLGRMKKGGIPDTTMAARSVINDWIIGKITYYTEPPYTNTVKENLDLSLEDHAMDISEFPTN; encoded by the exons ATGGTCAAGAAATGCCTAA AAAACAAGAGTAAGCGCGTAACCTGTCACAAGCGATACAAAATTATCAAGAAG GTTAAAGAGCATCACCGCAAGTTACGTAAGGAAGCTAAGAAGAACTTAAACCGACACC GAAAGGATCCTGGTGTCCCTAACATTCTACCCTTCAAAGAAAGTTTTCTGAAGGATGTTGCCGAAGCAAAAATGAAG CTAGAAGAAGCAAGACTTAAAAATATAGAGTATTCGCAAACTTATAAGTCTCAGAAACATGAAGATGTGGCTCATTCTATAGTTCAGCACGATGTTAAAGATGTTATAAACCAGTCTGACGTTATATTGGAAGTATTGGATGCACGAGATCCAATGGGTACACGCTGTCCAGAGATAGAAGAAATTGTTCTTGGGGAGAATAAACGTTTGGTCCTGCTCATCAATAAGATTG ACCTTGTTCCGCGATCCAATCTCGAGGCTTGGGTAAATTATCTACGCAAAACTCACACGGTCATAACATTCAAGGCAAATACGCAACGTCAGAGTAACCATCTGTCATATGGAAAACCATACCTTCTCAAAGATGGAAAAAT GCCAACTAAAGGGTTCGGAACTTCTGAATTATTGTCTTTGCTTGCAAACTACTCCCGTGATCCAAGCTCCAGTCTATCTAACACTAACGCTCGTCTTAGCTTGACTGTTGGTGTTGTCGGCCTTCCGAATACTGGCAAAAGCGCACTCATAAATACACTTAAAAGGCAAAAGGTGTGCATCAGCGGTAATGTTCCTGGTCTAACACG TCAGTCTCAGCGTGTACGGATTGACAAAAACCTATTTCTTCTCGATACTCCGGGTACCTTGGTTTCAAAGTCATCTGATGCTTCAGATCTTGTGTTAAAAAACTGCGTAAAA CCAGAAATGCTCTCTGATCCTGTTCCAGCTGTTGAAGCCATATTGCGTCGTTGTTCACAAGCGCAATTGGTTTCTAAGTATAAGATTGAAGAGTACAATAATGTTTCAGAGTTCCTAGTTAAGTTAGCACACCGTTTGGGTCGAATGAAAAAGGGTGGTATTCCAGACACCACCATGGCAGCGCGTTCTGTAATTAATGATTGGATTAT TGGAAAAATCACTTACTACACGGAGCCTCCATATACTAATACTGTGAAAGAAAATCTCGATTTATCTTTAGAAG ACCATGCAATGGATATCTCTGAATTTCCGACAAACTAA